A window of the Kineosporia sp. NBRC 101731 genome harbors these coding sequences:
- the glnA gene encoding type I glutamate--ammonia ligase codes for MFSNAEEVTKFIAENDVKFVDVRFCDLPGVMQHFNVPASTVGEDFFNDGQMFDGSSIRGFQAINESDMKLMPDLHTAYIDPFRVEKTLNINMSIVDPYTNEPYSRDPRQVAAKAEAYLKSTGIADTAFFAPEAEFYIFDDVRFETKQNLSFYEIDSIEAAWNTARKEDGGNLGHKTPYKGGYFPVPPVDHYADLRDQMVIALDNLGLEVERSHHEVGTAGQAEINYRFDSLAKSADKVMLFKYVIKSVAHAAGKTVTFMPKPIFQDNGSGMHCHQSLWKDGSPLFYDESGYGGLSDIARWYIGGLLHHAPSLLAFTNPTVNSYHRLVPGYEAPVNLVYSARNRSACVRIPVTGSNPKAKRIEFRVPDPSSNPYLAFSAMLMAGIDGIKNRIEPPAPVDKDLYELPPEEHAGIAQVPASLSEALDNLEKDHAYLVEGGVFTEDLIETWIAFKREAEIDPIRLRPHPHEFELYYDV; via the coding sequence TTGTTCAGCAACGCCGAAGAGGTGACCAAGTTCATCGCAGAGAACGACGTCAAGTTCGTTGACGTCCGGTTCTGCGACCTGCCCGGTGTGATGCAGCACTTCAATGTGCCGGCGTCCACCGTGGGCGAGGACTTCTTCAACGACGGCCAGATGTTCGACGGCTCCTCGATCCGCGGCTTCCAGGCGATCAACGAGTCCGACATGAAGCTGATGCCGGACCTGCACACCGCCTACATCGACCCGTTCCGTGTCGAGAAGACGCTCAACATCAACATGAGCATCGTCGACCCGTACACGAACGAGCCGTACAGCCGTGACCCGCGTCAGGTCGCGGCCAAGGCCGAGGCCTACCTCAAGTCGACGGGGATCGCCGACACGGCGTTCTTCGCCCCCGAGGCCGAGTTCTACATCTTCGACGACGTGCGCTTCGAGACGAAGCAGAACCTGTCGTTCTACGAGATCGACTCGATCGAGGCCGCCTGGAACACCGCCCGTAAGGAAGACGGCGGCAACCTGGGCCACAAGACCCCCTACAAGGGTGGTTACTTCCCGGTCCCGCCGGTCGACCACTACGCCGACCTGCGTGACCAGATGGTCATCGCGCTCGACAACCTGGGCCTCGAGGTCGAGCGGAGCCACCACGAGGTGGGCACCGCCGGTCAGGCCGAGATCAACTACCGCTTCGACAGCCTGGCCAAGTCCGCGGACAAGGTCATGCTGTTCAAGTACGTGATCAAGAGCGTCGCGCACGCCGCGGGCAAGACGGTCACGTTCATGCCGAAGCCGATTTTCCAGGACAACGGCTCGGGTATGCACTGCCACCAGTCGCTCTGGAAGGACGGCTCGCCGCTCTTCTACGACGAGAGCGGTTACGGCGGCCTGTCCGACATCGCCCGCTGGTACATCGGTGGCCTCCTGCACCACGCCCCGTCGCTGCTGGCCTTCACCAACCCGACGGTGAACTCGTACCACCGTCTGGTGCCGGGCTACGAGGCGCCGGTCAACCTGGTCTACTCGGCCCGTAACCGCAGCGCCTGCGTGCGTATCCCGGTCACCGGTTCGAACCCGAAGGCCAAGCGCATCGAGTTCCGCGTGCCCGACCCGTCGAGCAACCCGTACCTGGCGTTCTCGGCGATGCTGATGGCCGGCATCGACGGCATCAAGAACCGCATCGAGCCGCCGGCCCCGGTCGACAAGGACCTCTACGAGCTGCCGCCGGAGGAGCACGCGGGCATCGCCCAGGTTCCGGCATCGCTCAGCGAGGCCCTCGACAACCTCGAGAAGGACCACGCCTACCTCGTCGAGGGTGGCGTCTTCACCGAGGACCTGATCGAGACCTGGATCGCGTTCAAGCGCGAGGCGGAGATCGACCCGATCCGTCTGCGCCCGCACCCGCACGAGTTCGAGCTGTACTACGACGTCTGA
- a CDS encoding RDD family protein — protein MAVDRRDIGSWLQGPEAVTGVSGYPGERLDRPERGPGSLARPGRRFASVLIDWVLCLVIARGFFGAETVAQGLGTFIPVVLLALENLLLVGTAGYTVGQRVMGVHVERVVGGGPIGLLRSLYRAVLLSLVVPPLTMGWDVDRRGLHDLLSSSVVARN, from the coding sequence GTGGCGGTTGACAGGCGGGACATCGGGTCGTGGCTCCAGGGGCCCGAGGCGGTGACGGGCGTCTCCGGGTATCCGGGGGAACGTCTGGACCGGCCGGAGCGCGGTCCCGGATCGCTGGCCCGCCCTGGGCGCCGGTTCGCCAGCGTCCTCATCGACTGGGTGCTCTGCCTGGTGATCGCGCGGGGCTTCTTCGGCGCCGAGACGGTCGCCCAGGGGCTGGGCACCTTCATCCCCGTGGTGCTCCTGGCTCTGGAGAACCTGCTGCTCGTCGGCACGGCCGGGTACACGGTGGGTCAGCGCGTGATGGGCGTGCACGTCGAGCGTGTGGTCGGTGGGGGCCCGATCGGCCTGCTGCGCAGCCTCTACCGCGCCGTGCTGCTGTCGCTGGTGGTCCCGCCGCTGACGATGGGCTGGGACGTCGACCGGCGCGGCCTGCACGACCTGCTCTCGAGTTCGGTCGTCGCCCGCAACTGA
- a CDS encoding DUF4191 domain-containing protein has product MARNTPSQPVDPESMGRFAQFRAVFSMLRKADPMAVVWMLVALVGLTAAGILIGLAVGHPIYAGILGFMVGLLLAIIIMGRRAERAAYTQIGDRKGVVGYALKGLRRGWNVEEQPVGVDPRTQDLLFRAVGRPGVVLVTEGPMPRVAKLAETERKRTARLLPEVPVIVVHAGEGPDQVPMQKLVRHLMRKKPVITKQEVSEVSKRLRALGAARLPIPKGVDPTRMRPDRRASKGR; this is encoded by the coding sequence ATGGCTCGCAACACTCCCTCACAACCCGTCGACCCGGAGTCGATGGGCCGGTTCGCCCAGTTCCGCGCGGTGTTCTCGATGCTGCGCAAGGCCGACCCGATGGCGGTCGTCTGGATGCTGGTCGCGCTGGTCGGTCTCACGGCCGCCGGCATCCTCATCGGCCTGGCCGTGGGGCACCCGATCTACGCGGGCATTCTCGGCTTCATGGTCGGGCTCCTGCTCGCGATCATCATCATGGGCCGCCGCGCCGAACGCGCCGCCTACACCCAGATCGGTGACCGCAAGGGCGTCGTCGGCTACGCGCTGAAGGGCCTGCGGCGCGGCTGGAACGTCGAGGAGCAGCCGGTCGGCGTCGACCCGCGCACGCAGGACCTGCTCTTTCGCGCCGTAGGCCGTCCGGGTGTCGTACTGGTCACCGAGGGCCCGATGCCCCGCGTCGCGAAGCTGGCCGAGACCGAGCGCAAGCGCACGGCCCGGCTGCTGCCCGAGGTCCCGGTCATCGTGGTCCACGCCGGGGAGGGCCCCGACCAGGTCCCGATGCAGAAGCTCGTGCGTCACCTGATGCGCAAGAAGCCGGTGATCACCAAGCAGGAGGTCTCCGAGGTGAGCAAGCGTCTGCGCGCCCTCGGTGCCGCCCGCCTGCCCATCCCCAAGGGCGTCGACCCGACGCGCATGCGGCCCGACCGCCGCGCCAGCAAGGGCCGCTGA
- the lipA gene encoding lipoyl synthase, whose amino-acid sequence MTIAPEGRRLLRVEARNAETPIERKPPWIRTTAKMGPEYTSLTSLVKKEGLHTVCQEAGCPNIFECWEDREATFLIGGDQCSRRCDFCQIHSGKPSPLDRDEPRRVAESVATMGLRYATVTGVARDDLEDEGAWLYAETIRAIHQQSPDTGVEILVPDFSGKPELLQQVFDAQPQVFAHNLETVPRIFRRIRPAFKYERSLEVLRLAREKGQVTKSNLILGMGETREEVSQALADLHDHGCDLITITQYLRPSPLHHPVDRWVRPEEFVDFKDEAEALGFAGVMAGPLVRSSYRAGRLWAQAMTKRGEQIPAGLAHLAQETTARQEATSLLGRASL is encoded by the coding sequence GTGACGATCGCACCCGAGGGCAGGCGGCTTCTGAGGGTCGAGGCCCGCAATGCCGAGACCCCGATCGAGCGGAAGCCCCCGTGGATCCGGACCACCGCGAAGATGGGGCCGGAGTACACCTCCCTCACCAGCCTGGTGAAGAAGGAAGGCCTGCACACGGTCTGCCAGGAGGCCGGCTGCCCCAACATCTTCGAGTGCTGGGAAGACCGCGAGGCCACCTTCCTGATCGGCGGTGACCAGTGCAGCCGCCGCTGCGACTTCTGCCAGATCCACAGTGGCAAGCCCTCCCCGCTCGACCGCGACGAGCCGCGCCGCGTGGCCGAGAGCGTGGCCACGATGGGCCTGCGCTACGCCACCGTCACCGGGGTCGCCCGCGACGACCTGGAGGACGAGGGCGCCTGGCTGTACGCCGAGACGATCCGGGCGATCCACCAGCAGTCCCCCGACACCGGGGTCGAGATCCTGGTGCCCGACTTCTCCGGCAAGCCCGAGCTGCTGCAGCAGGTGTTCGACGCGCAGCCGCAGGTGTTCGCCCACAACCTGGAGACGGTGCCGCGGATCTTCCGTCGTATCCGCCCGGCCTTCAAGTACGAACGGTCCCTGGAGGTCCTGCGGCTGGCCCGGGAGAAGGGCCAGGTGACGAAGTCCAACCTGATCCTGGGCATGGGCGAGACCCGCGAAGAAGTCTCCCAGGCGCTGGCCGACCTGCACGACCATGGTTGCGACCTGATCACGATCACGCAGTACCTGCGTCCGTCGCCGCTGCACCACCCGGTCGACCGCTGGGTGCGGCCCGAGGAGTTCGTCGACTTCAAGGACGAGGCCGAAGCCCTGGGTTTCGCCGGGGTGATGGCCGGGCCGCTGGTGCGCTCGTCCTACCGGGCGGGCCGGCTGTGGGCGCAGGCGATGACCAAGCGCGGCGAGCAGATCCCGGCCGGCCTGGCCCATCTCGCCCAGGAAACCACCGCGCGCCAGGAGGCCACGAGCCTGCTGGGACGCGCGTCACTCTGA
- a CDS encoding cation diffusion facilitator family transporter, whose protein sequence is MTTHPGPEHEHDHGHAHDDVPEHGPEKRASCGPDGLSGLKAPCAPESKAAPQKMQKGQSSQNDDAGHGHGHGHALPQGAGAKRRLSLVLGLTVAVLVLEAVGAALTGSLALLADAGHMLTDTAGLTLSLIVAMLAERPPTARLTWGWKRAEVLSAALQATALLAIGVYILVEGVQRLIDPPEVAGTGMIVFGAIGLAANAAAILILLKGQAENMNTRAAFLEVVNDALGSVAVLIAAAAIWITGWDRADAVASILIGSLILPRCWMLLRQAVTVLLEATPMTVDLDEVRTHVLGVPHVRGVHDLHASMVATGLPILSAHVVVEDDCFHDGHLTVMLDELQSCLAGHFDVEHSTFQFEAETHADHEHPTHA, encoded by the coding sequence ATGACCACGCATCCCGGCCCGGAGCACGAGCACGACCACGGTCACGCACACGACGACGTACCTGAGCACGGGCCGGAGAAGCGGGCTTCCTGCGGGCCCGACGGCCTCAGCGGGCTGAAGGCCCCCTGCGCCCCGGAGAGCAAGGCCGCCCCTCAGAAGATGCAGAAGGGCCAGAGCTCTCAGAACGACGATGCCGGTCACGGTCATGGTCACGGCCACGCCCTCCCGCAGGGAGCGGGGGCGAAGAGACGCCTGTCGCTCGTGCTGGGCCTCACCGTCGCAGTGCTGGTGCTGGAGGCTGTCGGTGCTGCGCTCACGGGCAGCCTCGCGCTGCTGGCCGACGCCGGCCACATGCTCACCGACACGGCCGGCCTGACCCTGTCGCTGATCGTCGCGATGCTCGCCGAGCGTCCGCCCACGGCCCGGCTGACCTGGGGCTGGAAGCGGGCCGAGGTGCTGTCCGCCGCTCTGCAGGCCACCGCACTGCTGGCGATCGGCGTCTACATCCTGGTCGAGGGTGTGCAACGGCTGATCGACCCGCCCGAGGTCGCCGGCACCGGGATGATCGTGTTCGGTGCGATCGGTCTGGCGGCCAACGCCGCTGCGATCCTGATCCTGCTCAAGGGGCAGGCCGAGAACATGAACACCCGCGCGGCCTTCCTGGAGGTGGTGAACGACGCCCTGGGTTCGGTCGCCGTGCTGATCGCGGCGGCGGCGATCTGGATCACCGGCTGGGACCGCGCCGACGCCGTGGCCTCGATCCTCATCGGCTCGCTGATCCTGCCCCGCTGCTGGATGCTGCTGCGCCAGGCGGTGACGGTGCTGCTGGAGGCCACCCCGATGACGGTCGACCTGGACGAGGTGCGCACCCACGTGCTCGGGGTGCCGCACGTGCGCGGGGTGCACGACCTGCACGCCTCGATGGTCGCGACCGGCCTGCCGATCCTGTCGGCGCACGTGGTGGTCGAGGACGACTGTTTCCACGACGGGCACCTCACCGTGATGCTCGACGAACTGCAGAGCTGCCTGGCCGGGCACTTCGACGTCGAGCACTCCACCTTCCAGTTCGAGGCGGAGACGCACGCCGACCACGAGCACCCCACCCACGCGTGA
- a CDS encoding metalloregulator ArsR/SmtB family transcription factor has product MAIPTGLTNAAAGQKASATSPEGDEDVTAAAYLFRTLGDPTRLLILRHLARGEHRVVDLMSHLGLAQSTVSGHLACLRDCGLVQSRARGRASLYSLARPELLDLFGATESFLEATGERVVLHHTSVRARTDHEHDGTHQHAQPTNSEPRPGLELAHENVESPV; this is encoded by the coding sequence ATGGCGATACCAACTGGGCTGACCAATGCCGCGGCCGGACAGAAGGCCAGCGCGACGTCTCCCGAGGGCGACGAGGACGTCACCGCAGCGGCCTACCTCTTCCGCACGCTCGGTGACCCGACCCGGTTGCTGATCCTTCGTCACCTGGCCCGCGGCGAGCACCGCGTCGTCGACCTGATGTCCCACCTCGGCCTGGCGCAGTCCACGGTCTCCGGCCATCTGGCCTGCCTGCGTGACTGTGGTCTGGTGCAGTCCCGGGCCCGGGGCCGGGCGTCGCTGTACTCGCTGGCCCGGCCGGAACTTCTCGACCTGTTCGGCGCCACCGAGTCGTTCCTCGAGGCCACCGGCGAGCGCGTCGTCCTCCATCACACCTCGGTGCGCGCCCGCACCGACCACGAGCACGACGGCACGCACCAGCACGCCCAGCCGACGAACAGCGAGCCGCGACCCGGTCTCGAACTGGCTCACGAGAACGTGGAGAGCCCTGTATGA
- the lipB gene encoding lipoyl(octanoyl) transferase LipB: MGSLRIEHLGFGADAVEYTAGWERQREVHAEVAAGADDTVLLLEHQAVYTAGKRTEPHERPFDGTPVIDVDRGGKITWHGPGQLVGYPIVQLAKPVDVVAYVRRIEQLIIDVCAGIGVHGTRVEGRSGVWIPAGAGRPERKVAAIGIRVARGVTMHGFSLTCDSDLGAFGQIVPCGIADAGVTSLSAEAGRDVTVREMLPLIEAALPDYDLPGHHHRRIPKKPKADAPKIETISDAISSLTQELSRTQP; encoded by the coding sequence ATGGGTTCGCTGCGGATCGAGCATCTGGGCTTCGGCGCCGACGCCGTGGAGTACACGGCCGGCTGGGAACGTCAGCGTGAGGTCCACGCCGAGGTCGCGGCGGGCGCCGACGACACCGTGCTGCTGCTCGAGCACCAGGCGGTCTACACCGCGGGCAAGCGCACCGAGCCGCACGAGCGCCCGTTCGACGGCACTCCGGTGATCGACGTCGACCGCGGAGGCAAGATCACCTGGCACGGTCCGGGCCAGCTGGTGGGCTACCCGATCGTGCAGCTGGCCAAACCGGTCGACGTGGTGGCCTACGTCCGCCGCATCGAGCAGCTGATCATCGACGTCTGCGCCGGCATCGGGGTGCACGGCACCCGGGTCGAGGGCCGCAGCGGCGTATGGATCCCAGCGGGTGCGGGCCGCCCGGAGCGCAAGGTGGCGGCCATCGGCATCCGCGTCGCGCGCGGCGTCACCATGCACGGCTTCTCCCTGACCTGTGACTCCGACCTGGGTGCCTTCGGGCAGATCGTGCCCTGCGGCATCGCCGACGCCGGGGTGACATCGCTCAGCGCCGAGGCCGGCCGCGACGTCACCGTCCGGGAGATGCTGCCCCTGATCGAGGCCGCCCTGCCCGACTACGACCTGCCCGGCCACCACCACCGGCGCATCCCGAAGAAGCCGAAGGCCGACGCCCCCAAGATCGAGACGATCAGCGACGCCATCAGCAGCCTGACCCAGGAACTGAGCCGAACACAGCCCTAG
- a CDS encoding nuclear transport factor 2 family protein: MDARKALLIDAYRCFNGRDVEGLLSMMTDDVEWPDLPGGRVLRSKDEIREYWQGQFAVSDPQAVPTDFEPGATDDEIVAVVEHEVRGLAGEVLADQHELRHRYWFRDGLVRRMVVE, from the coding sequence ATGGACGCTCGCAAGGCGCTTCTGATCGACGCGTACCGCTGCTTCAACGGGCGCGACGTCGAGGGGCTGCTGTCGATGATGACGGACGACGTGGAATGGCCGGACCTGCCCGGGGGCAGGGTCTTGAGGAGCAAGGACGAGATCCGCGAGTACTGGCAGGGCCAGTTCGCGGTCTCGGACCCCCAGGCCGTGCCGACGGACTTCGAACCCGGTGCCACCGACGATGAGATCGTGGCCGTGGTCGAGCACGAGGTGCGCGGTCTGGCCGGTGAGGTCCTGGCTGATCAGCACGAGCTACGCCACCGGTACTGGTTCCGCGACGGACTGGTCCGGCGGATGGTTGTGGAGTAG
- a CDS encoding NAD(P)/FAD-dependent oxidoreductase: MSEQSPPQTVPPRELPTAADVVVVGAGLAGLVCARQLSRRGIDVVLLEASDAPGGRVRTDVVGGFLCDRGFQLLNPAYPEVRRALDVGALRLQSFPAALVIAGSRGRQVLADPRRSPGLLPLTAASLLRERTGSWREKAAFVRWALEAARKDPERLLSEPDLPWGEALTRRGVDGELRNQVVAPFLAGVLGEDAGVTSHQFVQLLVRSFVRGTPAVPWRGMRAVPEQLAAQVPNIHYGVRAGSAGPGLVQTEAGDIQARAVVVATDPRSATTLLDLPAVQSRGLTTYWHAAPEAPTRSGALHVDGERRGPVVNTLVISNRARSYSPDERALIATTVLGGDPDLSTERAVMAQLAEIYGQPTHWWELVRRDAVPEALTAMPAPLQVRKPVALGEGVFVTGDHRDTASIQGALVSGRRTADAVLADLGLPAVPREPLRAR; the protein is encoded by the coding sequence GTGTCCGAGCAGAGCCCACCGCAGACCGTACCTCCGCGCGAACTACCCACGGCCGCCGACGTCGTCGTGGTGGGCGCCGGTCTCGCCGGTCTGGTCTGTGCCCGGCAGCTCTCCCGCCGGGGTATCGACGTGGTTCTGCTGGAAGCCTCCGACGCTCCCGGCGGCCGCGTCCGCACCGATGTGGTCGGCGGTTTCCTCTGTGACCGGGGTTTTCAGCTGCTCAATCCCGCATACCCCGAGGTCCGCCGGGCGCTCGACGTCGGCGCGCTACGGCTGCAGTCCTTCCCGGCCGCTCTGGTGATCGCGGGATCACGTGGTCGTCAGGTCCTGGCCGACCCGCGCCGCTCCCCCGGCCTGCTGCCCCTCACCGCAGCCAGTCTGCTCCGTGAGCGCACCGGAAGCTGGCGCGAGAAAGCTGCTTTCGTCCGCTGGGCACTGGAGGCGGCCCGGAAAGACCCGGAAAGGCTGTTGTCCGAACCGGATCTGCCCTGGGGCGAGGCACTCACCCGGCGCGGGGTCGACGGCGAGCTGCGCAACCAGGTGGTCGCGCCGTTCCTGGCCGGGGTGCTGGGCGAAGACGCCGGGGTCACCTCGCACCAGTTCGTGCAGTTACTGGTGCGGTCGTTCGTGCGGGGCACGCCCGCGGTTCCGTGGCGCGGCATGCGAGCCGTGCCGGAACAACTGGCCGCCCAGGTGCCCAACATCCACTACGGGGTGCGGGCCGGGTCGGCCGGCCCCGGGCTCGTGCAGACCGAGGCCGGTGACATCCAGGCCCGGGCCGTGGTGGTGGCAACGGATCCGCGTAGTGCCACCACACTGCTGGACCTGCCCGCGGTGCAGTCACGCGGCCTCACCACCTACTGGCACGCGGCCCCCGAGGCGCCTACCCGTTCCGGCGCCCTGCACGTCGACGGCGAGCGGCGTGGGCCGGTGGTCAACACCCTGGTCATCAGCAACCGGGCCCGCAGCTACAGCCCGGACGAACGGGCCCTGATCGCGACCACCGTGCTCGGCGGAGACCCCGATCTCAGCACCGAGCGCGCGGTCATGGCCCAGCTGGCCGAGATCTACGGTCAGCCCACGCACTGGTGGGAGTTGGTCCGGCGCGACGCCGTGCCCGAAGCCCTGACCGCCATGCCCGCGCCGCTGCAGGTGCGCAAGCCGGTCGCCCTGGGCGAAGGGGTGTTCGTGACGGGCGACCACCGCGACACCGCCTCGATCCAGGGCGCCCTGGTCTCCGGCCGCCGCACCGCCGATGCGGTGCTGGCCGACCTGGGCCTGCCCGCTGTCCCCCGGGAGCCGCTCCGGGCCAGGTGA
- a CDS encoding serine/threonine-protein kinase has product MDLTPFAEPPEVPGFRLSALLGFGAHGEVWRAEDLVLGDEVALKIGRRRDPVEFGSEQSFSGPEYETSLLSRIEHPHIVRMQRVVVLPDDHLALVLDLAAGGSLAALVAARGPLPPEEVVTVLIPMVSALEHLHQSGLTHGDVSPGNILLAADGCPRLGDLGVARMLGERHEDVWGTPGFIDPAVVHTLAGDGPVDAAALRAADVWALAASCWFALTGHPPVHPLAVDSVDSADSADPPDDLFRVLARGLAADPQQRPGLSELADLAWRAARPSPIRLKSGAGAPPVRELTTRRVPPPRQSARPSVKEPSPEVSPVRRTVPVTRLLALLAAIGLLGAVTAGVGRHMLRTTGAGPVAASGSRSEDVAAARSVQVTEGEAGPGEAGLGEVRPGGAGSGEVGSGVAGLGEAGPGRAGSGETGSGVAERGENGPGEIRPGEQLDVELTEALTRIGRARAQAFEMVSQQKLALADDPGSPAERADQGLLKRLRRNGYRLEALDYRFGRVEVLKVRGSTAQVRAVVSTTAHRQVRVSGGFAAGVPPAEAAPLVFTLRAVGPVQEGAGRWRVHDIRNGE; this is encoded by the coding sequence ATGGATCTCACGCCCTTCGCCGAACCGCCCGAGGTGCCCGGCTTCCGCCTGTCCGCGCTGCTGGGTTTCGGTGCGCACGGCGAGGTCTGGCGGGCCGAAGACCTGGTCCTGGGCGACGAGGTGGCGCTGAAGATCGGGCGCCGCCGGGATCCGGTCGAATTTGGCTCCGAGCAGTCGTTTTCCGGCCCGGAGTACGAGACCTCCCTGCTCTCGCGGATCGAGCACCCGCACATCGTGAGGATGCAGCGGGTGGTCGTGCTTCCCGACGACCACCTGGCGCTCGTGCTCGACCTTGCCGCCGGCGGCAGTCTCGCCGCGCTGGTGGCGGCCCGGGGCCCGCTGCCGCCGGAAGAGGTCGTCACCGTGCTCATCCCGATGGTCTCCGCCCTGGAGCACCTTCACCAGAGTGGGCTCACCCACGGTGACGTCTCGCCGGGCAACATTTTGCTGGCAGCTGACGGCTGTCCCCGGCTGGGCGACCTCGGGGTGGCTCGGATGCTCGGTGAGCGTCACGAGGACGTATGGGGAACACCCGGTTTCATAGATCCAGCGGTGGTGCACACGCTGGCCGGAGACGGTCCGGTAGATGCGGCGGCCCTGCGCGCCGCGGATGTCTGGGCGCTGGCGGCGTCGTGCTGGTTCGCCCTGACCGGCCATCCGCCGGTCCATCCACTCGCGGTGGACTCCGTGGACTCCGCCGACTCGGCCGATCCACCCGACGACCTGTTCCGGGTTCTGGCCCGCGGCCTGGCGGCGGACCCGCAACAGCGACCCGGTCTGTCCGAGTTGGCCGATCTGGCGTGGCGGGCGGCTCGTCCCTCACCGATCCGCTTGAAGAGTGGGGCGGGCGCTCCACCGGTGCGGGAGCTGACGACGCGCCGCGTTCCGCCGCCGCGTCAGAGTGCCCGACCTTCGGTGAAAGAGCCTTCACCAGAGGTTTCTCCGGTGCGGCGGACAGTCCCGGTGACCCGGTTGCTGGCGCTCCTGGCGGCAATCGGTCTGCTCGGCGCCGTGACGGCGGGGGTGGGCCGGCACATGCTGCGGACGACGGGTGCCGGTCCGGTGGCGGCGAGCGGGAGCCGATCAGAAGACGTCGCCGCGGCTCGGTCGGTCCAGGTCACCGAGGGGGAGGCCGGGCCAGGAGAGGCCGGGCTGGGGGAAGTGCGGCCAGGAGGGGCTGGGTCGGGAGAAGTCGGGTCAGGAGTGGCCGGGCTGGGGGAAGCAGGGCCGGGAAGGGCTGGGTCTGGAGAAACCGGGTCAGGAGTGGCCGAGCGGGGGGAAAACGGGCCGGGAGAGATTCGTCCGGGGGAACAACTCGACGTCGAACTGACCGAGGCGCTCACCCGGATCGGCAGGGCCCGCGCCCAGGCGTTCGAGATGGTCTCGCAGCAGAAGCTCGCTCTGGCCGACGATCCGGGTTCGCCTGCTGAACGGGCCGATCAAGGGCTGTTGAAACGCTTACGTCGCAATGGGTACCGGTTGGAGGCTCTGGACTACCGGTTCGGGCGGGTGGAGGTGCTGAAGGTGCGGGGCAGCACGGCACAAGTGCGCGCTGTGGTCAGCACCACGGCACATCGACAGGTTCGTGTGAGCGGTGGCTTCGCCGCCGGCGTGCCCCCGGCCGAGGCCGCGCCCCTGGTGTTCACGCTGCGCGCGGTCGGTCCGGTGCAGGAAGGGGCGGGGCGCTGGCGGGTGCACGACATCCGGAACGGTGAGTGA
- a CDS encoding TIGR01777 family oxidoreductase, translating into MKVAVTGSHGLIGSALVERLSARGDEVVKLVRATPSGPDEVQWDPAGGSVDLDGLAGVEGVVHLAGAGVGDHRWTAAYKREIRDSRALGTRTLVRALTSLETPPRVLVSGSAMGYYGERGEEILTEQSGPGAGFLVSVVEVWEAEAAPAADVGIRVVHPRFGLVMAPNGGAFKQLLLLAKLGLAGPMGNGRQWWSWVTLPDALAALELMLDGDLTGPVNVVGPEPARNIDVMKAVAGALHRPALLPAPAFALKAVLGEFAGEVLASQRVDPGKLRAAGFRWEHDTLAKAAAWTTGQ; encoded by the coding sequence ATGAAGGTCGCGGTCACCGGCTCGCACGGCCTGATCGGCTCAGCCCTCGTCGAGCGCCTGAGCGCGCGGGGGGACGAGGTGGTCAAGCTGGTGCGCGCAACTCCCTCCGGACCCGATGAGGTGCAGTGGGACCCGGCCGGTGGCAGCGTCGACCTGGACGGCCTGGCCGGCGTCGAGGGCGTGGTGCACCTGGCCGGTGCCGGCGTCGGCGACCACCGCTGGACGGCTGCGTACAAGCGCGAGATCCGGGACTCCCGGGCCCTGGGTACCCGCACCCTGGTCCGGGCACTGACCTCGCTCGAGACCCCGCCCCGGGTGCTCGTGAGTGGTTCGGCCATGGGCTATTACGGTGAACGCGGCGAGGAGATCCTCACCGAGCAGTCCGGGCCGGGCGCGGGCTTCCTGGTCAGCGTGGTCGAGGTGTGGGAGGCCGAGGCCGCCCCCGCCGCCGACGTCGGCATCCGGGTCGTGCACCCGCGATTCGGGCTGGTCATGGCCCCGAACGGCGGTGCTTTCAAGCAGTTGCTGCTGCTCGCGAAGCTCGGTCTGGCCGGGCCGATGGGCAACGGACGCCAATGGTGGAGCTGGGTCACCCTGCCCGACGCCCTCGCCGCCCTGGAACTCATGCTCGACGGCGACCTGACCGGCCCGGTGAACGTGGTCGGCCCCGAGCCCGCCCGCAACATCGACGTGATGAAGGCCGTCGCCGGGGCCCTGCACCGCCCCGCCCTGCTGCCTGCCCCCGCCTTCGCCCTCAAGGCCGTGCTCGGGGAGTTCGCCGGTGAAGTGCTGGCCAGCCAGCGGGTGGACCCGGGAAAGCTGCGCGCCGCCGGCTTCCGCTGGGAGCACGACACCCTCGCCAAGGCCGCGGCCTGGACCACCGGGCAGTAG